Genomic window (Bacteroidota bacterium):
CTTCCTTATGAGCTTCCAGGTATTCATGCCCCTTTAGTAACAAACCTATACTGGTTGCATACATGGGTTGGTTAACGTCATCTTTTGTTTCAGAAGCCAGGTGTTCATTGGGAATCCCTATACGAACATCCAGTCCGGTTTTGAATCTGACCAGTTGTGGCAAATACTTCAACATTGCCCCCCCGCCGGTAAGAACGATACCTGCGCCCAATTTATCCAGTGAACCAAAATTCTCTATTTCAAAAGTCACTGCATCGAGAATTTCTTCCATTCGCGATTGAATAATATAGGCTAAACTCTTGAAAGAAATTTCCTTAGGATCACGTCCACTGATGCCGGGGATAGTGACCACCTTTTCTTCCGGAGCCAGATCGCCCAAAGCAGAACCAAACTGAATTTTAAGCAATTCGGCCTGTCGCTGCAAAATGGAACAACCTTCCTTGATATCCTTTGTAATGACATTGCCTCCAAAAGGAATAACAGCTGTATGGCGGATGATGCCGTCATGATAAACAGCCAGATCAGTAGTTCCACCGCCAATATCAACCAGTGCCACACCGGCTTCTTTTTCATCATCAGTCAGCACAGCCTCCGAAGAGGCAAGTGGTTCAAGAATCAGATTCTTAATGTTCAGCCCGACACGGTTCACACATTTTTCCATGTTCTTGGCTGAGTCAATTTTGCCGATTACTATATGAAAGTTGCCTTCAAGCCTGCGGCCGGACATGCCGACCGGATTTTTTACACCCGTTTCGTTGTCAACAATGTAACTTTGAGGCAACACATGAATAATCTCCTCGCCCACATCAACAGGAATCTTGTACATGTCCTTGATTAATGCGTCAATATCCTCTTTGGTGATTTCATCACCCTTGGTCTCACGATTGATATATCCCCTGTTGCGGATACTGCGGATGTGTTGTCCTGCAATCCCTACAAAAACGTCACTTAATTTAGCTCCGGTTTTGCGCTGGACATCATCCACAACCGTCTGTATAGCATTTACTGTTTCTTCAATATTCAAAACCACTCCCCTTTTCACACCTTTGGAAAGGGTTTTGCTCATCCCTAAAACCTGCAGTTTATTGTTTACATTCATTTTGCCAACAACAGCCACAATTTTTGTGGTTCCGATGTCAATGGCCCCAATAATGTTATTTTTTTCAATCATCGTTGTTTCTTTTTGTACAAACTACCTGATTTTTATACTTGAGATTAATTCCTGAATACTTATTCCAACCAGAATATTTAAGACCTTCTTTATAAAAAGTTTCAAGTTTCTTGAACTTTTCATCCATATCATCGATGCCCCCCAGCAAAATCACCTGATCGCCTACACGGGGAACCAACTTGAATTCATGGTTGGCATCTACATAAATTTGCTCAATCTGAGCACTCCAAAAATCATCATCATAAATATACTTGGCCAAAAAATAAAGGTCCCTGAGCAGACTCTTCTTTGCATTGGGTACAACTTTATTTTTAGAACCCAATTTTGACAAGGACTTAAGATTAAAATGTTCATTAATATTCCCGTTTGCAACCAAAGCATGAGAGGTATATTTACCGGACAATGGCATAATGCCTCCGTCATAATCGATATAATAACTTTCATTGTGGTTGTTTATAACTCTCAATATAGGATCACGTTGCTTTACCTCTATTTCCAATTTTCCGTCAATGGTTTTATAGACGTCAGCCTTTTCAACAGAAGGATAACTTTCCACTAACTTTTCAAGTTTCTTGGTGTTGATCTCACCCAAAGAATAACCAATAATCTGGCTATTTTTTCTGGACAGCAGCCTCAATATATCATTTTTCACAATAAAACGATTTTTTAAGCTATCGTTCACGGATATTTCAATTTCATGACAACCCACCCTGGACTCCCGTTTTGAAATAAATATAAGCGAGATGATGAGGTATAAAACCACTACCGACCAGATAATTATATTTCTAACCTTCTTTTTAGGCATTATTCATCCAATCCGAATTTGTTTATTAAACATTTTTTCACTGTACCGACCAATTTGTCAATATCTCCTGCGCCCATTGTCAACAAAACATCAAATTGCATCTTGGCCAGGGCATTCGTTAATTCTTCCTTGGAACAAAGAATCTTTTCCTTCACACTTACTTTGTCCAGCAGCATTTGAGAAGTCACCCCAGGAATAGGCTTTTCTCTTGCAGGATATATAGGAAGCAACACCAATCCATCGAGCAGATTGAGGCTGCGTACAAAATCTTCAGCCAAATCACGGGTACGTGTATAAAGATGAGGCTGGAATATCCCAAACACCTTACGGCCAGGATATAACTCACGGACTGAGCTGATGGTA
Coding sequences:
- the ftsA gene encoding cell division protein FtsA, with protein sequence MIEKNNIIGAIDIGTTKIVAVVGKMNVNNKLQVLGMSKTLSKGVKRGVVLNIEETVNAIQTVVDDVQRKTGAKLSDVFVGIAGQHIRSIRNRGYINRETKGDEITKEDIDALIKDMYKIPVDVGEEIIHVLPQSYIVDNETGVKNPVGMSGRRLEGNFHIVIGKIDSAKNMEKCVNRVGLNIKNLILEPLASSEAVLTDDEKEAGVALVDIGGGTTDLAVYHDGIIRHTAVIPFGGNVITKDIKEGCSILQRQAELLKIQFGSALGDLAPEEKVVTIPGISGRDPKEISFKSLAYIIQSRMEEILDAVTFEIENFGSLDKLGAGIVLTGGGAMLKYLPQLVRFKTGLDVRIGIPNEHLASETKDDVNQPMYATSIGLLLKGHEYLEAHKEDAKETPVDEPKPEAESTTGTQDVEINKGHGIFDSLKKTISNIFEENDAKM